One stretch of Oligoflexus sp. DNA includes these proteins:
- a CDS encoding nodulation protein NfeD, with translation MEGLLIVLDTPGGSLDATRTMVQDIMGSTVPVVVWVGPDGAHAGSAGTFITLAAHVASMAPGTNIGAAHPIEIGGGDIDGPSDLRSKVENDTVAFIQSIAGTRGRNQEMAASFVRNSLAITAKEALENKVIDVIAPDIKTLMKGIDGREVKIGETTKTLQTAGAELVTFQRSFRHELLEILSNPNLFYLLFIVGLLGLAFEITHPGVIAPGVVGAICLLLALIASSVLPVNFGAMLLILASVVFMVAEIFLPSFGALGIGGLIGFVTGSILLIDDKAEPGMRISRWLIIPSALFLLLFFLGLGWLVMRNMRAKPKTGVETLLGAEVEAVEYFIDGHGRVRIFGEYWNATEVNHQTVKPGDRLLVEEIEGLNLKLRLLPSTRKD, from the coding sequence ATGGAAGGGCTCCTCATCGTTCTGGATACGCCCGGCGGATCCCTCGATGCCACGCGCACCATGGTCCAGGATATTATGGGGTCCACTGTTCCTGTCGTGGTCTGGGTCGGCCCTGATGGCGCGCATGCAGGCAGTGCCGGGACTTTTATCACTCTGGCCGCGCATGTGGCAAGCATGGCACCGGGAACGAATATCGGCGCAGCGCATCCAATCGAAATCGGTGGTGGGGATATCGATGGCCCGTCCGACCTGCGTTCCAAGGTGGAAAACGATACGGTCGCTTTTATTCAGTCCATCGCCGGAACCCGCGGCAGGAACCAGGAGATGGCCGCGTCCTTCGTCCGCAATTCCCTGGCTATCACCGCGAAGGAAGCCCTGGAAAACAAGGTGATAGATGTGATCGCGCCGGATATTAAAACGCTGATGAAGGGTATTGATGGGCGCGAAGTGAAGATAGGGGAGACCACGAAAACTCTGCAAACCGCTGGCGCCGAACTTGTCACCTTCCAAAGGAGTTTTCGCCACGAGCTTTTGGAAATCCTCAGCAATCCCAATCTTTTTTATCTCCTCTTCATCGTCGGTCTGCTAGGCCTTGCTTTTGAAATCACCCACCCCGGCGTCATCGCTCCCGGCGTGGTGGGCGCCATCTGTCTGCTGCTGGCTCTGATTGCCTCCTCGGTATTGCCAGTCAACTTCGGAGCCATGCTCCTGATCCTGGCCAGCGTCGTCTTTATGGTGGCGGAAATATTCCTGCCGAGCTTTGGAGCTTTGGGAATCGGAGGCTTGATCGGCTTTGTTACGGGATCCATTCTTCTGATCGACGATAAAGCGGAGCCTGGCATGCGCATCTCGCGCTGGCTGATCATTCCATCGGCCCTGTTTCTGCTCCTATTTTTCCTGGGCCTGGGTTGGCTCGTCATGCGGAACATGCGCGCCAAGCCCAAGACGGGAGTGGAAACTCTTTTAGGAGCGGAAGTCGAAGCGGTCGAATACTTCATTGACGGCCATGGTCGCGTCCGCATATTCGGAGAATACTGGAATGCCACGGAAGTGAATCATCAAACCGTCAAGCCGGGCGACCGACTTTTGGTTGAAGAGATTGAGGGACTGAATCTGAAGCTAAGGCTCCTGCCATCGACACGAAAGGATTGA
- a CDS encoding slipin family protein: MLVLLLIVILLLISSAVRIIPEYQRAIVFRLGRALNVPKGPGIIFLIPGVDRIEARVSTRIVTMDIDPQDVITRDNISLKVNAVVYFKVVDSMKAVINVENYLYATAQLSQTHLRSVLGEHSLDELLAERDKINLHLQRILDQNTDSWGIKVVAVEVKHVDLPPDQQRAMARQAEAERERRAKVIAAEGEFQAAQTLKNAADLISNNSTALQLRYLQTMADMATSNNAKTLFFPIPIDLLEAFQNMKPRKE, encoded by the coding sequence ATGCTGGTTTTACTGCTCATCGTTATTCTTCTGCTCATCAGCTCTGCGGTCCGCATCATCCCGGAATACCAAAGAGCCATTGTCTTTCGATTGGGACGTGCCTTGAATGTGCCGAAGGGGCCCGGCATCATCTTTCTGATTCCCGGTGTGGATCGCATCGAAGCGCGCGTGTCCACGCGAATCGTGACCATGGACATAGATCCTCAGGATGTTATCACCCGCGATAACATCTCGCTGAAGGTGAATGCCGTCGTCTATTTTAAAGTCGTCGACAGCATGAAGGCCGTCATCAATGTGGAAAATTACCTTTATGCCACCGCCCAGCTTTCCCAGACGCATCTGCGTTCTGTATTGGGCGAACATTCCCTGGACGAGCTCCTCGCCGAACGGGATAAGATCAACCTGCACCTGCAGCGTATTCTCGATCAAAACACCGACTCCTGGGGCATAAAAGTCGTGGCTGTCGAGGTGAAACATGTCGACCTTCCACCGGATCAGCAAAGGGCCATGGCTCGTCAGGCGGAAGCCGAGCGGGAACGTCGCGCCAAAGTTATTGCCGCGGAAGGGGAGTTCCAGGCGGCGCAAACCCTCAAAAATGCTGCGGATTTGATCTCCAATAATTCCACGGCCTTGCAGCTCCGTTATCTGCAAACCATGGCCGATATGGCGACTTCGAACAACGCAAAAACGCTGTTCTTTCCCATTCCGATCGATTTACTGGAGGCGTTTCAGAATATGAAGCCGCGGAAGGAATGA